In the genome of Chloroflexota bacterium, one region contains:
- a CDS encoding Ig-like domain repeat protein, with protein MKNTETRRQQGIRLAVAFGVAGLLLLGVFFIGGQAARAGVTPHAGFLDTPAAPPVPPQAAEAATWDEFAPTGWITQSLVSASVSVTDADGLQDTTAQYSYSTDGGGSWFSWGQTGLSIAGDLTTTKRMTVTNLFLPDSATDNLIMFRILDGAAMTETSPAYPLQVDSTAPASSVTTDGWFKTLSVITGTASDATSGVARVDILIQRGDNNQYYNGVGWQGSPLWLLATGTTSWSYSFAPTETVTYNVSSRATDVAGLVQTALGSGTIHFDNTAPTSAVGTSGFYRAATWTGFITGTASDVGSGVQKVEITLRRVNDGLYYDGSGWVGSAVWLLASGTESWSYAFTPEPGMTYEVRSRATDNVGNVQSPLSAAATFMLDIGLPTSAVGTSGYYGTLTWTGNITGTAEDAESGVARVDITIQRGDTNQYYNGSWWQATPVWLLASGTTAWHYPFAPEHGKTYTIQSRAQDAAGNQQTAYGTGTLVYDSGVPTSSVTTSGLLGKTAWTGTIAGLASDDFVGVDVVHITVRRPDGQYYDGSGWASSPTWLLASGTNAWTYPFTPTQGITYTVQSRATDRAGNEQTTYGSASFSYDGTDPTSTVGVSGYYGPLTWSGAITGTAADAESGLQSVALSIKKSDNTFWNGTTWQPIEIWLPATGTANWSYPFSPQHGETYTVRAKATDRAGNEQTTPSQSTFSYDAAIPVSAIATSGFYRLDTWTGQITGTASDEGSGLQRVELTVQRPDNYYYNGSGWQATEFWLLATGTDAWQYAFTPTDGLTYTVRSRALDVAGNIQSVYASSSFCYDLQPPDSQVATSGYYNALTWTGAITGTATDATSGVLAAAITVQRSGDGRYWNGAVWQVAQTWITATGTTTWTYPFSPESDRVYTVTSRAVDKAGNTETTYGSASFALDVQEPDSIVGTVGFYRATTWTGAITGTASAGVSGVARVEITVQRSTDDKYYNGSGWQLTSQWLTATGTLNWSYPFSPTESVTYTVQSRAWSVSGNPELTYGTGQFIYDSTPPTATLETSAAYRTATWPGAIAGTAADAGVGVDFVDFTLQRSSDSKYFSGSVWVGSPVWLRATGAETWAYTFAPPVEAIYTVQMRPTDKAGNAQDPPTPSTFIVDNTAPFAPTEPQYYDGWKNTNVFTVTWTNAPDLSGIAGAYYKFTPPTSPTDAVRFVSTTNTITDISVPAEGVWDIHLWLQDNAGNVNHNRRLVWPGMFKYDATPPQTTHALSGPAGDNGWFRGAVTATLTAVDQPGLSGVDQRFYQVDAGAWLTTTASFVMSGDGVHTFEYYSTDNAGNVEATHAYSVGIDTAAPSVTHTLSGTLSATGWYTSPVTVILDGTDATSGVGEDGYRYRMGTIGPWLSGKTFVVGGEGTRTFYYYAIDRAGNESEVMSGTVRVDTIPPTSSIQISGAVGDNGWYRSSVGVTISVTDTTSGPAEGEVYYRLDGGPWVKGNTVGISADGDHVLEHYGVDEAGNRGEPQASPVRIDTTAPGMPMDLTPSPTTWTNVNHFSISWTPPADTSGIAGAYYKLDAEPTFNTDGTYVPGGTRIDDITVSGEGRHSITVWLRDMAGNTSFVNRAARINAFLYDPLPPITNASLNGTLGNNAWFTSPVTVTFVSQDQPGLSGVSGVAYRVDASAWVTETGVATAMAAISTPGKHVVEYRGLDAAGNVEVVRSLTVRMDNRPPAAPTDVRVTPSGWSRGSTFTVTWKNPLPADDSGIAAMYYKLNAPPSGPTDGTRVAVVVPSASINVTANGEHDLYVWLEDVAGNVGYQNYAWLPRAIRRDALPPTVTHTLAGTLGSENWYVSPVTVTFAATDTLSGLAATRYRVNGGSWQTGNSVVVSTDGDHTVAYKAADVAGNESGVITVSFRIDRTAPIVAFIPPGSFQTGTNFTVSWVGLDPAPGSGLARYDVQVVDGLGGAWTDWLTNTDLTSAPYVGQRGHTYGFRARARDVAGNQGDYPLSAQILVQVSPVVNGDLETGSFSGWTLGCTPRFNRSVVRATDYRGVEGWVARLGDPAYTRTDTLPSVPVGAACMSQTFTVPTADQVLTPVLSFWYHIYTYDVVVGSDGMLYDSFDVTITRQGGSPQLVLRDGNFTEPITSVLILRDLGWRYAQIDLSPYAGQTITVEFANWNREYDYDPQQGLGWYNTWTLVDGVQVRTRLAPKVRLPLVPLNFDGTRAGRTSAVGPQDVPEALWAIPLTEGRPRR; from the coding sequence ATGAAAAACACTGAAACCCGAAGGCAACAGGGCATTCGCCTTGCTGTTGCGTTTGGCGTCGCGGGCCTCTTGCTGCTGGGGGTCTTCTTCATTGGCGGCCAGGCGGCTCGCGCGGGCGTTACTCCCCATGCGGGCTTCCTGGACACCCCCGCCGCGCCCCCAGTACCGCCCCAGGCGGCCGAGGCGGCCACGTGGGACGAGTTCGCGCCCACGGGCTGGATCACCCAGAGCCTGGTCTCGGCCAGCGTCTCCGTTACCGACGCGGACGGGCTACAGGATACCACGGCGCAATACTCGTACTCCACCGATGGCGGCGGGTCCTGGTTCTCGTGGGGGCAGACGGGCCTTTCCATCGCCGGCGACCTGACGACCACCAAGCGGATGACCGTTACCAACCTGTTCCTGCCCGACTCGGCCACCGACAACCTCATCATGTTTCGTATCCTGGACGGGGCCGCGATGACGGAGACCAGCCCGGCCTATCCGCTCCAGGTGGACTCCACAGCGCCCGCCTCTTCGGTAACGACCGACGGCTGGTTCAAGACCCTCTCGGTCATCACGGGCACGGCGTCGGATGCCACGTCGGGCGTTGCGCGGGTGGACATCCTCATCCAGCGCGGCGACAACAATCAGTACTACAACGGCGTCGGCTGGCAGGGGAGTCCCTTGTGGCTCCTGGCCACCGGCACGACGAGTTGGTCCTATTCTTTCGCGCCCACCGAGACCGTAACCTACAACGTGTCCTCGCGCGCCACGGATGTGGCCGGCCTGGTGCAGACCGCGCTCGGCTCGGGCACCATCCACTTTGACAACACCGCTCCCACCTCGGCCGTCGGGACGTCGGGCTTCTACCGCGCCGCCACGTGGACGGGCTTCATCACGGGCACGGCCAGCGACGTGGGTTCCGGCGTGCAGAAGGTGGAGATCACGCTGAGGCGCGTGAACGACGGCCTGTACTACGACGGCAGCGGGTGGGTCGGCTCGGCCGTGTGGCTGCTCGCCAGCGGCACAGAATCGTGGTCCTACGCCTTCACGCCCGAGCCGGGGATGACCTACGAAGTGCGTTCGCGCGCCACCGATAACGTGGGCAACGTGCAATCCCCTCTGTCGGCGGCGGCCACGTTCATGCTGGACATCGGGCTGCCCACCTCGGCCGTGGGCACCAGCGGCTACTATGGGACTCTCACGTGGACGGGCAACATCACCGGAACCGCCGAGGACGCCGAATCGGGCGTTGCACGGGTGGACATCACCATCCAGCGCGGCGACACCAATCAGTACTACAACGGCTCGTGGTGGCAAGCCACTCCGGTGTGGCTGCTCGCCAGCGGCACGACGGCCTGGCACTATCCGTTCGCGCCGGAGCACGGCAAGACCTACACCATCCAGTCCCGCGCCCAGGATGCCGCCGGCAACCAGCAAACTGCCTACGGCACGGGCACGCTCGTCTACGACAGCGGCGTCCCCACGTCCTCGGTAACCACCAGCGGGCTGCTGGGCAAGACGGCGTGGACCGGCACCATCGCCGGCCTGGCGTCGGATGACTTCGTGGGCGTGGATGTGGTGCACATTACCGTGCGCCGCCCCGACGGCCAGTACTATGACGGCAGCGGGTGGGCGTCCTCACCCACGTGGCTGCTGGCCTCGGGCACCAACGCCTGGACCTACCCGTTCACCCCGACGCAGGGCATCACGTACACGGTGCAGTCCAGGGCCACCGACCGCGCGGGCAACGAGCAGACCACTTACGGCTCAGCGTCATTCTCCTACGACGGCACCGACCCCACGTCCACGGTGGGTGTATCCGGCTACTACGGGCCGCTGACGTGGTCGGGGGCCATCACCGGCACCGCGGCGGATGCCGAGTCGGGGCTACAGTCGGTGGCGCTGTCCATCAAGAAGTCGGACAACACGTTCTGGAACGGGACAACGTGGCAGCCGATTGAGATCTGGCTGCCCGCCACAGGCACGGCCAACTGGTCGTACCCGTTCTCGCCCCAGCACGGCGAGACGTACACGGTGCGTGCCAAGGCCACCGACCGCGCGGGCAACGAGCAGACGACGCCGTCGCAATCCACCTTCTCCTACGACGCGGCCATCCCCGTCTCGGCCATCGCGACCTCCGGCTTCTACCGCCTGGATACGTGGACGGGGCAGATTACCGGCACGGCCTCGGACGAAGGCTCGGGCCTCCAGCGGGTGGAACTGACGGTGCAGAGACCCGATAACTACTACTATAACGGGTCCGGCTGGCAGGCGACGGAGTTTTGGCTTCTGGCCACGGGCACGGATGCCTGGCAGTACGCCTTCACGCCAACGGATGGCTTGACGTACACGGTGCGTTCGCGGGCGCTGGACGTGGCAGGGAACATCCAATCCGTCTATGCGAGCAGTTCGTTCTGCTACGACCTCCAGCCGCCCGATTCGCAGGTGGCCACCAGCGGCTACTACAACGCCCTGACGTGGACAGGCGCCATCACCGGCACGGCTACCGATGCCACTTCGGGCGTGCTGGCCGCGGCCATCACGGTGCAGCGTTCGGGTGATGGAAGGTACTGGAACGGCGCCGTCTGGCAGGTTGCGCAGACGTGGATCACCGCGACCGGCACGACGACCTGGACCTACCCGTTCAGTCCCGAGTCGGACCGGGTGTACACCGTAACCTCGCGCGCCGTGGACAAGGCCGGCAACACCGAGACCACCTACGGCAGCGCCTCGTTCGCGCTGGACGTGCAGGAGCCCGACTCCATCGTGGGCACGGTGGGCTTCTACCGCGCCACCACGTGGACGGGTGCCATCACCGGCACGGCCTCGGCGGGGGTTTCGGGCGTCGCCCGCGTGGAGATCACCGTACAGCGCAGCACGGACGACAAGTACTACAACGGCAGCGGTTGGCAGTTGACCTCCCAGTGGCTCACGGCGACGGGGACCCTGAACTGGAGTTACCCCTTCAGTCCGACGGAGTCGGTTACCTACACGGTGCAATCTCGCGCGTGGAGCGTCTCGGGCAATCCGGAGTTGACCTACGGGACCGGCCAGTTCATCTACGACAGCACGCCGCCGACGGCTACCCTGGAGACGTCGGCGGCCTACCGCACGGCCACATGGCCCGGCGCCATCGCCGGAACGGCTGCCGATGCGGGCGTAGGCGTGGATTTCGTGGACTTCACCCTGCAGCGCAGTTCGGACAGCAAGTACTTCTCCGGCAGCGTGTGGGTGGGGAGTCCGGTGTGGTTGCGCGCCACCGGCGCCGAGACCTGGGCCTACACCTTTGCGCCGCCGGTGGAAGCCATCTACACCGTGCAGATGCGCCCGACGGATAAGGCCGGCAACGCGCAAGATCCGCCGACGCCATCTACGTTCATCGTGGACAATACCGCGCCCTTCGCGCCCACCGAGCCGCAGTACTACGACGGCTGGAAGAATACCAACGTGTTCACCGTAACCTGGACGAACGCGCCCGACCTGTCGGGCATTGCCGGCGCGTACTACAAGTTCACGCCGCCGACCTCGCCCACCGACGCTGTGCGCTTCGTCAGCACCACCAACACCATCACGGACATCAGCGTGCCGGCCGAGGGGGTTTGGGATATCCACCTGTGGCTTCAGGACAACGCGGGCAACGTGAACCACAACCGCCGCCTGGTGTGGCCGGGCATGTTCAAGTACGACGCCACGCCGCCCCAGACGACCCATGCCCTTTCGGGGCCAGCCGGCGACAATGGCTGGTTCCGTGGCGCGGTAACAGCCACCCTGACCGCGGTGGATCAGCCGGGGCTGTCCGGCGTGGATCAGCGCTTCTACCAGGTGGACGCGGGCGCATGGCTCACCACCACGGCTTCGTTCGTGATGTCGGGCGATGGCGTCCACACGTTTGAGTACTATTCCACCGACAACGCCGGCAACGTAGAGGCCACCCATGCGTACAGCGTGGGCATAGACACGGCCGCGCCGTCGGTTACGCACACCCTGTCGGGCACGTTGAGCGCGACGGGGTGGTACACGTCGCCGGTTACCGTGATTCTGGACGGCACCGACGCCACATCGGGCGTGGGGGAAGACGGGTATCGCTATCGCATGGGGACGATCGGCCCGTGGCTGTCGGGCAAGACGTTCGTCGTGGGCGGCGAAGGGACGCGCACGTTCTACTACTACGCCATTGACCGCGCGGGCAACGAGAGCGAGGTCATGTCGGGCACGGTGCGCGTGGACACGATTCCGCCCACCAGCAGCATCCAGATCAGCGGCGCGGTCGGCGACAACGGGTGGTATCGCTCGTCGGTCGGCGTTACAATCTCCGTTACGGATACGACATCCGGCCCGGCCGAGGGCGAGGTGTACTACCGGCTGGACGGTGGCCCGTGGGTCAAAGGCAACACCGTGGGCATCTCCGCCGATGGCGACCACGTCCTGGAGCATTACGGCGTGGACGAGGCGGGGAATCGGGGCGAACCGCAGGCAAGCCCGGTGCGCATTGACACCACAGCGCCCGGAATGCCGATGGATTTGACGCCTTCGCCCACGACGTGGACCAACGTGAACCACTTCAGCATCTCGTGGACCCCGCCGGCGGACACGTCGGGGATTGCAGGCGCCTACTATAAACTGGACGCCGAGCCGACGTTCAACACCGACGGCACGTATGTCCCCGGCGGCACCCGCATTGACGACATCACCGTGTCTGGCGAGGGCAGGCACAGCATCACCGTCTGGCTGCGCGACATGGCGGGGAACACCAGTTTTGTGAACCGTGCCGCCCGCATCAATGCGTTCCTGTACGACCCGCTGCCGCCCATCACGAATGCCTCGCTGAACGGCACGCTGGGCAACAACGCCTGGTTCACTTCGCCGGTTACCGTTACTTTCGTGTCGCAGGATCAGCCGGGGCTGTCCGGCGTTTCCGGCGTGGCCTATCGGGTAGATGCGTCGGCGTGGGTTACCGAGACGGGCGTCGCCACGGCGATGGCGGCGATCAGCACGCCCGGCAAGCACGTCGTGGAGTACCGCGGGCTGGACGCGGCAGGCAATGTGGAAGTCGTGCGCTCCCTCACCGTCCGCATGGACAATCGGCCGCCCGCCGCCCCAACCGATGTGCGCGTAACGCCTTCGGGGTGGTCCAGGGGCAGCACCTTCACGGTAACCTGGAAGAACCCGCTGCCCGCCGATGATTCCGGCATCGCGGCGATGTACTACAAACTCAACGCCCCGCCATCCGGGCCGACGGACGGGACGCGCGTGGCCGTTGTGGTCCCCAGCGCCTCCATCAACGTTACGGCCAACGGCGAGCATGACCTGTACGTCTGGCTGGAAGACGTGGCCGGGAACGTGGGCTATCAGAACTACGCCTGGCTGCCGCGGGCGATCCGCCGCGACGCGCTGCCGCCTACCGTTACGCACACCCTGGCGGGCACGCTAGGCTCCGAGAACTGGTACGTGTCGCCGGTTACGGTAACATTCGCGGCCACCGACACGCTATCGGGCCTGGCCGCCACCCGGTACCGAGTGAACGGAGGCTCGTGGCAGACGGGCAATTCCGTCGTTGTGAGCACGGACGGCGATCACACAGTGGCCTACAAGGCTGCGGATGTGGCCGGCAACGAGTCGGGTGTGATTACGGTGTCGTTCCGCATTGACCGCACGGCGCCTATCGTGGCGTTCATCCCGCCTGGTTCGTTCCAGACCGGTACGAACTTCACCGTGTCGTGGGTGGGGCTGGATCCTGCGCCCGGGTCGGGCCTGGCGCGTTACGATGTGCAGGTGGTCGATGGTCTTGGCGGCGCCTGGACCGACTGGCTCACCAACACCGACCTGACGTCGGCGCCGTATGTGGGACAGCGGGGGCACACCTATGGCTTCAGGGCCCGCGCGCGGGATGTTGCGGGCAACCAGGGCGACTATCCCCTGTCGGCCCAAATCCTGGTGCAGGTCTCGCCGGTGGTGAACGGTGACCTGGAGACCGGCAGCTTCAGCGGCTGGACGCTGGGCTGCACGCCCAGGTTCAACCGCAGCGTGGTGCGCGCCACGGACTATCGCGGGGTTGAGGGCTGGGTGGCCCGCCTGGGCGACCCCGCCTACACGCGCACGGACACGTTGCCCAGCGTGCCGGTCGGGGCGGCGTGCATGTCGCAGACGTTCACCGTGCCCACCGCCGACCAGGTGTTGACCCCGGTCTTGAGTTTCTGGTATCATATCTACACGTATGACGTGGTCGTGGGGAGCGATGGGATGCTCTACGATTCGTTTGACGTAACGATCACGCGGCAAGGCGGCTCGCCGCAGTTAGTCCTGCGCGACGGCAACTTCACAGAGCCGATCACGTCGGTGCTGATTCTGCGGGACCTGGGCTGGCGCTACGCGCAGATAGACCTGTCGCCCTACGCCGGGCAGACGATCACCGTGGAGTTCGCCAACTGGAACCGCGAGTACGATTACGACCCGCAGCAGGGGCTGGGCTGGTACAACACGTGGACGCTGGTGGATGGGGTACAGGTGCGCACGCGGCTTGCGCCAAAGGTGCGCCTGCCGCTGGTGCCGCTGAACTTTGACGGCACGCGCGCCGGGCGCACGTCGGCCGTTGGGCCGCAGGATGTGCCCGAGGCGCTTTGGGCCATACCGCTGACGGAGGGGCGCCCGAGACGCTAG
- a CDS encoding response regulator transcription factor, with amino-acid sequence MHVLVVDDDAPSVKMIAFLLREEGYTVSTADNGIKALELVEKESPDLVILDVMMPHMDGHEVCRRIRSKKKVPIIFLSARGETADRVQGLELGADDYLAKPFEPAELLARVKAVLRRTEAYATGEPQGRLVVGDFVLDPLENKATVRGKTVDLTPIEFRLLYCLARNAGRVLSQDFLLTAVWGYDYEGYSNQVAVYVRRLRNKIEADPAHPEYLLTVRGLGYRFEA; translated from the coding sequence ATGCACGTTCTCGTGGTAGATGACGATGCCCCCAGCGTGAAGATGATCGCCTTCCTTCTACGGGAGGAAGGGTACACGGTAAGCACGGCCGACAACGGCATCAAGGCCCTGGAACTGGTAGAAAAGGAGTCGCCGGACCTGGTGATTCTGGATGTGATGATGCCGCACATGGACGGGCACGAGGTTTGCCGCCGCATCCGCAGCAAGAAGAAAGTGCCCATCATCTTCCTGTCGGCGCGGGGCGAGACGGCGGACCGCGTGCAGGGTCTGGAACTGGGCGCGGACGACTATCTGGCCAAGCCCTTTGAGCCGGCCGAGTTGCTGGCGCGGGTGAAGGCCGTCCTGCGGCGCACCGAAGCCTACGCCACGGGCGAACCGCAGGGGCGGCTCGTGGTCGGCGACTTCGTTCTGGATCCGCTGGAAAACAAGGCGACGGTGCGCGGCAAGACCGTGGACCTCACGCCCATTGAGTTTCGGCTGCTGTACTGCCTGGCCCGCAACGCCGGACGAGTCCTGTCGCAGGACTTCCTGCTGACGGCCGTGTGGGGGTACGACTACGAAGGGTACAGCAACCAGGTGGCCGTGTACGTGAGGCGGCTGCGCAACAAAATAGAGGCAGACCCGGCCCATCCGGAGTATCTGCTCACCGTGCGGGGGTTGGGCTATCGGTTTGAGGCGTAG
- a CDS encoding MoaD/ThiS family protein, giving the protein MRITLKLDPLFRSKIGGEGPITLELPDGATVADCLAALSARWPELEPMLRAPAVPYSLFVNSRIVPRGRAASFALKDGDTLYLFEPVAGG; this is encoded by the coding sequence ATGCGCATCACGCTGAAACTGGATCCGCTGTTTCGCTCCAAGATCGGCGGGGAAGGCCCAATCACGCTGGAATTGCCCGACGGGGCAACCGTGGCCGACTGCCTGGCGGCCCTTTCGGCCCGATGGCCCGAACTGGAGCCAATGCTGCGGGCGCCCGCCGTGCCCTACTCGCTGTTCGTCAACAGCCGCATCGTGCCGCGAGGACGGGCGGCATCGTTTGCGCTCAAGGACGGGGACACGCTGTACCTGTTTGAACCCGTGGCGGGCGGATAG
- a CDS encoding MFS transporter, with the protein MKNRQILILFIGLFIIMVGFGIIIPILPYFAESMGATSLHLGLLMASYSLMQFLCAPLWGRYSDRVGRRPVLLLGLLGFGFTFLMFAMATRLWMLFAARILGGILTSATLPTAMAYIGDSTSERDRGGGMGLMGAAMGLGMIFGPAIGGYLGVLSFRAPFFMAAGLGFLTAALAFFLLPESLPPERRTQQGPRARRPSLWAALKGNLGYVFFLSFLVAFAMGNLESMFALFVEAKLGFGSAEVGTVFTVVGIIGVVLQGVAVGKAVNRWGEITVSRAALLMTAIGYVLVTRATNLLTLIGFVAVQNLGSAFLNPSLSSYVSKRADAGQGTAMGLQQSFMSLGRVAGPLWGGAVFSISYHMPYYTGAVIMLLGFLGSLVFLNGARLPTPQPAPEREA; encoded by the coding sequence ATGAAGAACCGCCAAATTCTGATTCTGTTCATCGGCCTGTTCATCATCATGGTGGGGTTCGGCATCATCATCCCCATCCTGCCGTACTTTGCCGAATCCATGGGGGCCACGTCGCTGCACCTGGGCCTGCTCATGGCGTCCTATTCCCTCATGCAATTCCTCTGCGCGCCTCTCTGGGGCCGCTATTCGGATCGCGTCGGGCGGCGCCCCGTGCTTCTGCTGGGGCTATTGGGCTTCGGCTTCACCTTCCTCATGTTCGCGATGGCCACGCGCCTATGGATGCTGTTCGCAGCGCGGATTCTGGGCGGCATCCTGACCTCTGCCACCCTGCCCACGGCCATGGCGTATATCGGCGACTCCACCTCGGAGCGGGATCGGGGCGGCGGGATGGGCCTCATGGGCGCGGCCATGGGCCTGGGGATGATCTTCGGCCCGGCTATTGGGGGCTACCTGGGCGTGCTCAGTTTCCGCGCACCGTTCTTCATGGCGGCAGGGCTGGGCTTCCTCACGGCCGCCCTCGCCTTCTTCCTGCTGCCCGAATCGCTCCCGCCCGAACGGCGCACGCAGCAGGGGCCTCGGGCGCGGCGCCCGTCGCTCTGGGCCGCGCTCAAGGGGAATCTGGGGTATGTCTTCTTTCTGTCGTTCCTCGTGGCTTTCGCCATGGGCAACCTGGAATCCATGTTCGCGCTGTTCGTGGAAGCCAAACTGGGGTTCGGCAGCGCCGAGGTGGGCACGGTGTTCACCGTCGTGGGCATCATCGGGGTTGTGCTGCAAGGCGTCGCCGTGGGGAAAGCCGTCAACCGCTGGGGCGAGATCACCGTCAGCCGCGCGGCCCTGCTGATGACGGCCATCGGGTACGTGCTGGTTACCCGCGCCACCAACTTGCTGACGCTCATCGGGTTCGTGGCCGTGCAGAACCTGGGCAGCGCGTTCCTGAACCCCTCGCTCTCGTCGTATGTGTCCAAGCGCGCCGATGCCGGGCAGGGCACGGCGATGGGATTGCAGCAGTCATTCATGAGCCTGGGGCGGGTGGCCGGGCCGTTGTGGGGCGGCGCCGTCTTCAGCATCAGTTACCACATGCCCTACTACACCGGTGCGGTCATCATGCTGCTCGGCTTCCTCGGCTCGCTCGTCTTCCTCAACGGCGCACGTCTGCCCACGCCGCAGCCCGCGCCCGAACGCGAGGCGTAG
- a CDS encoding NAD-dependent epimerase/dehydratase family protein yields the protein MRVFLTGALGFIGRHVVVRLMQDGHELVCLARKTSDPAWLREVGATVIIGDVLDKDSVLAGMRGCDWAVHLANLYSFWQPDRSLYAAVNIDGTRNVMESVLETGIAKIVHISTAAVYGCPADCPFTEDSPVGPVRFSEYARTKYAGDLVAWELHQKRGLPLVVIYPGVVLGPGDPKFTGLYIRDFLRGRIPATGFDDAVFTYVHVRDVAEGIARALEKPDNIGEKYLLGKEQLSNRQYSALISELSGAPMPRLHLPGFAIMTIAGVLTWIADRVKRPPVWGMSRDRGWVISVDAMRTTREGFRFDGSKAERELGLTYTPIRLALQEAIAACRQGLEAPVAPPRPTG from the coding sequence ATGAGAGTCTTCCTCACCGGCGCGCTGGGGTTCATCGGCAGGCACGTAGTCGTCCGCCTGATGCAGGACGGGCACGAACTGGTGTGCCTGGCGCGCAAGACCAGCGACCCCGCCTGGCTTCGCGAGGTGGGCGCCACCGTCATCATCGGCGACGTGCTGGACAAGGACTCCGTCCTGGCCGGCATGAGGGGGTGCGACTGGGCCGTCCACCTGGCGAATCTCTACTCGTTCTGGCAGCCCGACCGCTCCCTGTACGCCGCCGTCAACATAGACGGCACCCGCAACGTCATGGAGAGCGTGCTGGAAACGGGCATCGCCAAGATCGTCCACATCAGCACGGCAGCGGTTTACGGCTGCCCCGCCGATTGCCCTTTCACCGAGGACAGTCCCGTCGGCCCCGTGCGGTTCAGCGAATATGCCCGCACCAAGTACGCCGGCGACCTTGTCGCGTGGGAACTGCACCAGAAGCGCGGCCTGCCGCTCGTCGTCATCTACCCGGGTGTGGTTCTGGGCCCGGGCGACCCCAAGTTCACCGGCCTGTACATCCGCGACTTCCTGCGGGGCCGCATCCCCGCCACCGGCTTTGACGACGCCGTGTTCACCTACGTGCACGTGCGCGACGTGGCCGAAGGCATCGCGCGGGCGCTGGAGAAGCCCGACAACATCGGGGAGAAGTACCTCCTGGGCAAGGAGCAACTGTCCAACCGACAGTACAGCGCCCTCATCAGCGAACTGTCGGGTGCGCCCATGCCCCGACTGCACCTGCCGGGGTTCGCCATCATGACCATCGCGGGCGTGCTGACGTGGATTGCGGATCGGGTGAAGCGGCCACCTGTGTGGGGCATGTCCCGCGACCGCGGCTGGGTGATCTCGGTGGACGCCATGCGCACCACGCGCGAGGGGTTCCGATTTGACGGGAGCAAGGCCGAGCGGGAACTCGGCCTGACCTACACGCCCATACGCCTGGCGCTGCAAGAGGCTATTGCGGCGTGCCGCCAAGGGCTTGAAGCCCCTGTTGCGCCGCCGCGTCCCACGGGTTGA